One Mesorhizobium loti genomic window carries:
- a CDS encoding CcdB protein, whose product MPRYDVFAGRIEGNYLLDVQSDLLDNFKTRVVVPLLPVATVPPPMRKLHPIFEINGRKLVMATHLIATVPVSELGESRLNLTKHHDDIVAALDMLFQGF is encoded by the coding sequence ATGCCCCGCTATGATGTCTTCGCCGGTCGGATCGAAGGCAACTATCTGCTCGACGTTCAATCCGACCTGCTCGACAATTTCAAGACCCGAGTAGTCGTCCCTCTGCTGCCGGTCGCGACGGTGCCGCCACCGATGCGAAAGCTTCATCCGATCTTCGAGATCAACGGCCGAAAGCTGGTCATGGCGACACACCTGATTGCCACCGTCCCAGTGAGTGAATTGGGGGAAAGTCGCCTGAACCTGACAAAGCACCACGACGACATCGTCGCCGCGCTCGACATGCTGTTCCAGGGCTTCTGA
- a CDS encoding post-segregation antitoxin encoded by the F plasmid, whose amino-acid sequence MRKIALNAIRQPANLSIDSNLMREAKGLDVNVSRAAEAGIAEAVAAEKTRLWKLENRATMDAWNDYVEKNGIPLEEHRQF is encoded by the coding sequence ATGCGTAAGATTGCCTTGAATGCGATCCGTCAGCCAGCCAATCTGTCGATCGATTCGAACCTCATGAGGGAAGCCAAGGGGCTGGACGTGAATGTCTCACGCGCCGCGGAAGCTGGCATCGCGGAGGCGGTGGCGGCTGAAAAAACGCGGCTGTGGAAGCTTGAGAACCGCGCCACGATGGACGCCTGGAACGACTACGTCGAAAAGAACGGCATCCCCTTGGAAGAGCACCGGCAGTTCTGA
- a CDS encoding thiamine pyrophosphokinase has translation MSTFTILLGGDLIRTPRLDRQVEGSRVIAADAGIGHARLLGLVPELWVGDFDSVPADLPADLAAVPRQTFPAEKDKTDGELAVAAALERGATRLVLAGAFGGKRADHAFLHLALGLRLAEAGTDVLLTSGAQEGIPLLLGTAGFDYADGTLFSILGFSELAGLTVTGAKWPLNQVEVAFGSSLTISNEVRGRLEIALGHGRALLLAHPYPLPES, from the coding sequence ATGAGCACATTCACCATCCTGCTTGGCGGCGATCTCATCCGCACGCCCCGGCTCGACCGCCAGGTCGAAGGCTCACGCGTCATCGCCGCGGATGCCGGCATCGGCCATGCCCGGCTGCTCGGCCTTGTGCCCGAACTGTGGGTGGGCGATTTCGATTCGGTTCCCGCCGATCTCCCCGCCGACCTCGCCGCGGTGCCGCGCCAGACCTTCCCGGCGGAGAAGGACAAGACCGACGGCGAACTGGCGGTCGCCGCAGCCCTCGAGCGCGGCGCGACTCGTCTTGTGCTGGCGGGTGCCTTCGGCGGCAAGCGTGCCGACCACGCTTTCCTGCATCTGGCGCTCGGCTTGCGGCTGGCCGAGGCCGGAACGGATGTGCTGCTGACCAGCGGCGCCCAGGAAGGTATCCCCCTGCTGTTGGGAACGGCCGGCTTCGACTATGCCGACGGCACGCTGTTTTCGATCCTCGGTTTTTCCGAGCTTGCCGGCCTGACCGTCACCGGCGCGAAATGGCCGCTGAACCAGGTCGAGGTGGCCTTCGGTTCTTCACTGACCATCTCCAACGAGGTTCGGGGCCGCCTCGAGATCGCGCTCGGCCACGGCCGCGCACTGCTGCTCGCGCATCCCTATCCGCTACCCGAAAGCTGA
- a CDS encoding ABC transporter ATP-binding protein codes for MAPPLLNLDGIKLTFGGTPLLDGAALTASAGDKIALVGRNGSGKSTLLKIAAGLIEPQDGEVFRQPSATVRYLPQMPDMEGFATVRAYVEAGLGPADDPYRASYLMEHLGLTGEERPGDLSGGEARRAALARVMAPEPDILLLDEPTNHLDLSVIEWLEEELVRTSSALIVISHDRRFLERVSRATVWLDRGQTRRLDKGFGHFEEWRDLVLEEEEREQHKLGRQIVREEHWLRYGVTARRKRNMRRLGELQTMRQRFRGHRGAEGTATMVASDAAESGKLVIEAKNIEKSFGDLTVVKGFSTRIQRGDRVGLVGPNGAGKTTLLKMLTGELAPDAGSIRLGTNLEIATLDQKREAVDPQETLAQYLTDGRGENLVINGEQRHVVSYMKDFLFKPEQARTPVRELSGGERARLILARVLARPANLLVLDEPTNDLDMETLELLQELVAGFAGTVILVSHDRDFLDRTVTSIIAPDGDGRWIEYAGGYSDMLAQRGGTRLDDRKARAKAEAGDAQSPGKSEPAAPKGPAKKLSFKQKFALESLPKKIEAVTASISRLENNIADPAYYERDPASFQKTIAALDKERATLAALEEEWLELEMLREEMEG; via the coding sequence ATGGCCCCGCCCCTTCTCAATCTCGACGGGATAAAACTGACCTTCGGCGGCACGCCGCTGCTCGATGGCGCCGCCTTGACGGCTTCGGCCGGCGACAAGATTGCCCTGGTCGGTCGCAATGGATCCGGCAAGTCGACGCTGCTCAAGATCGCCGCCGGCCTGATCGAACCGCAGGACGGCGAGGTGTTCCGTCAGCCTTCGGCGACCGTCCGCTATCTGCCGCAAATGCCAGACATGGAAGGTTTCGCCACCGTGCGCGCCTATGTCGAGGCGGGGCTGGGGCCTGCCGACGATCCGTACCGCGCCAGCTATCTGATGGAGCATCTCGGTCTCACGGGCGAGGAGCGGCCGGGCGATCTCTCCGGCGGCGAGGCGAGGCGCGCCGCCCTGGCGCGCGTCATGGCGCCGGAGCCCGACATTCTGCTGCTTGATGAGCCGACCAACCATCTTGATCTGTCCGTCATCGAATGGCTCGAAGAGGAGCTCGTCCGCACCTCATCGGCGCTCATCGTCATCTCGCACGACCGCCGCTTTCTCGAGCGCGTGTCGCGCGCCACTGTCTGGCTCGACCGGGGCCAGACCCGCAGGCTGGACAAGGGTTTCGGCCATTTCGAGGAATGGCGCGACCTGGTTCTGGAAGAGGAAGAGCGCGAACAGCACAAGCTCGGCCGCCAGATCGTGCGCGAGGAACACTGGCTGCGCTACGGCGTGACGGCGCGGCGCAAGCGCAACATGCGCCGGTTGGGCGAGTTGCAGACCATGCGCCAGCGCTTCCGCGGCCATCGCGGCGCCGAAGGGACGGCGACCATGGTGGCGAGCGACGCCGCCGAATCCGGCAAGTTGGTGATCGAGGCGAAGAACATCGAGAAGAGCTTTGGCGACCTCACCGTGGTCAAAGGCTTCTCGACCCGCATCCAGCGTGGCGACCGCGTCGGTCTCGTCGGCCCGAACGGCGCCGGCAAGACGACGCTTTTGAAGATGCTGACCGGCGAATTGGCGCCGGACGCCGGTTCGATCAGGCTCGGCACCAATCTGGAAATCGCCACACTCGACCAGAAGCGCGAGGCGGTCGATCCGCAGGAGACGCTGGCGCAATACCTCACCGACGGGCGCGGCGAAAACCTCGTCATCAATGGCGAGCAGCGCCATGTCGTCTCCTACATGAAGGATTTCCTGTTCAAGCCGGAGCAGGCACGCACGCCGGTGCGCGAACTGTCCGGCGGCGAGCGGGCGCGGCTGATCCTGGCGCGCGTGCTGGCGCGGCCGGCGAACCTCCTGGTGCTCGATGAGCCGACCAACGATCTCGACATGGAGACGCTGGAGCTGCTGCAGGAACTGGTCGCCGGCTTTGCCGGCACCGTCATCCTGGTCAGCCACGACCGTGATTTCCTCGACCGCACGGTCACCAGCATCATCGCACCGGACGGCGACGGGCGCTGGATCGAATATGCCGGCGGCTATTCCGACATGCTGGCGCAGCGCGGCGGCACCAGGCTCGACGACCGCAAGGCGCGCGCCAAAGCTGAAGCCGGCGACGCACAGTCGCCAGGCAAGAGCGAACCGGCAGCCCCGAAAGGGCCTGCGAAGAAACTGTCGTTCAAGCAGAAATTCGCCCTGGAATCGCTCCCCAAGAAGATCGAGGCGGTGACCGCGTCGATCTCGCGGCTGGAGAACAACATCGCCGACCCGGCCTATTACGAGCGCGATCCGGCCTCGTTCCAGAAGACCATCGCCGCCCTCGACAAGGAGCGCGCCACGCTGGCCGCGCTCGAGGAAGAGTGGCTGGAACTGGAGATGCTGCGCGAGGAGATGGAAGGGTGA
- a CDS encoding thiamine transporter substrate binding subunit, which produces MRTLLYALVSAMVVTLSGPALAKDKLTVYTYESFTADWGPGPVVKKEFEAECGCDVEFVSVADGVALLNRVKLEGASTKADIVLGLDTNLTADAKASGLFAPHGTVSDVNVPGGWSDDTFVPFDYGYFAVVYDTQKLKTPPKSLKELVEGSTDDKIVIQDPRTSTPGLGLLLWVKSVYGDKAPEAWAKLKTKVLTVTPGWSEAYGLFTKGEAPMVLSYTTSPAYHMVAENTQRYQAASFEEGEYLQIEVAGITTTGAKNPLAAKFIAFMTGPKFQDAIPETNWMFPAGKTDKPLNPAFDKLVKPTKTLLFSPEEVAANRKAWVDEWLAVMSK; this is translated from the coding sequence ATGCGCACGCTTTTATACGCTCTTGTCTCAGCCATGGTCGTGACGCTGTCCGGGCCGGCCTTGGCCAAGGACAAGCTCACCGTCTACACCTATGAGAGCTTCACCGCCGACTGGGGTCCCGGCCCCGTGGTTAAGAAGGAATTCGAGGCCGAATGCGGCTGCGATGTCGAGTTCGTCTCGGTCGCCGATGGCGTGGCGCTGCTCAACCGCGTCAAGCTCGAAGGGGCGTCGACCAAGGCCGATATCGTGCTCGGCCTCGACACCAATCTCACCGCTGATGCCAAGGCTAGCGGGTTGTTCGCCCCGCATGGCACGGTCTCCGATGTCAACGTGCCGGGTGGCTGGAGCGACGATACGTTTGTGCCCTTCGATTACGGCTATTTCGCTGTTGTCTATGACACGCAGAAGCTGAAGACGCCGCCCAAGAGCCTGAAGGAACTGGTCGAAGGCAGCACCGACGACAAGATCGTCATCCAGGATCCGCGCACCTCGACACCCGGCCTCGGCCTGCTGTTGTGGGTGAAGTCGGTGTATGGCGACAAGGCGCCGGAAGCCTGGGCCAAGCTCAAGACAAAGGTGCTCACCGTGACGCCGGGCTGGAGCGAGGCCTATGGCCTGTTCACCAAGGGCGAGGCGCCGATGGTGCTGTCCTACACGACGTCGCCGGCCTACCACATGGTCGCGGAGAACACGCAGCGCTACCAGGCGGCTTCCTTCGAGGAAGGCGAGTATCTGCAGATCGAGGTCGCTGGCATCACCACGACCGGCGCCAAGAACCCGCTGGCGGCAAAATTCATCGCCTTCATGACCGGCCCGAAATTCCAGGACGCCATCCCCGAGACCAACTGGATGTTCCCGGCTGGAAAGACCGACAAGCCGCTCAACCCGGCCTTCGACAAACTGGTCAAGCCGACCAAGACCTTGCTGTTCAGCCCCGAAGAGGTCGCGGCCAACCGCAAGGCCTGGGTCGATGAATGGCTGGCGGTGATGAGCAAATGA